The genomic interval gatttctattttcaataaattgttctttttaactttctattttaactttctttctatttaataataataatcagaaatgtttcttgatcatcaaatcagcgtattagaatgacttctgaaggatcatgtgacactgaagactggagtaatgatgctgaaaattcagctttgagcatcacaggaataaattacattttaacattaatgctgcgttccaggcaggtttttgagcccATAAGTCACGACTTCAAACCACGACTCACGACTCCAGGCAagcgttccaggcaagtcaCGCCAAACTGCCTGAGCGCAAAGAATTGTGGTAGctacatgtaaacaaaccagcatggcggaccgtacggggcttatgctcatttacaatcatttcacacagaacattgtaatatataatcatgtgtgtattatttatcattattacattattattaatttgattgCAACGTTATATTGTCCTAAAGTCCATTTCTCACCGAATACCACTTAAACACCGCATCCgtaggggctgccattgttgtttcgcgggctatgtgacgtcagagcgcagaactgggagtacatcgatctagtacgagttcacgggtgggaagtcacgggtttgactgccgttccagtgcactttcacgggtagaaggttggaaaaacacggtttacgggttgcctggaacgcggcaatattcacatagaaaacagtaaaactatttcggaatatttctgtttttactgtatttttgatcaaataaatgcagccttggtgagcagaagagacttctttcaaaaacattttaaaaaaatcctaaacttttgaacagaaatATCCCATTACCAATTCACTTCTCTGATTGGGTAATCTAGTTGCAGTTAGTGGTTGGTGGGTAGCGTAGCTAAACCATTCAAAAAACTTCAAATCATGACATTTATGTGACAACATTCGGCTCAGTTCAGACCTTCCGCTGCATCCTGGACAAACTTGTCTTCTTCTCCTTGAACGACATGAACTTCTTTTTGGGCGCAGTGGCTTCAGTATCTTTCTTCATGTCCACTTCTTTTATCCTCAGACAGAGGAGAGACTTCAGCACCTGTGCATTCATATCACAAAACATCATTAATAACAACATCAAGATGCCATATGCACATcacatcttaaagggatagtccacaaaaaaaattaaaaagaagatattttgaagtatgCTGGAAACCAGTTTccgttcccattgacttccatttaaTGGAGAAAAATAGTATGGAAGTCGATgggaaccaaaaaaaaagtgtttttattagAACATGAACACAGTAAGTACACTGTAcctaacaattcttttttttttgacccaAGTATATAGTATtcaaagacacctaatataatgTGGGACCCAAGTTTTAAATCTGACCATGTTCTTTAATTGAAAGTAAAGCTAAAACTGTTTACAATTTTTAAGTAAACTGTCCATTTTAATAATTCTCTGCAAGAACTATGTTTATGGCAAGTACAGATGAGGTAAAACTTGTATAGAGGAAACAATGTTCATCAACACAGTTTGATGACTGTACCTCTGGTTTGACGTTATAGTTCCTGCTCTTGACCATGCCTGAGATGACCTTCACCATTGCTAATGAGGCCTGACCAATTTTATCCTGTTTCAGCAGTGTCCTGACTGCTTCACAACACATCTCAGATACCTGAACACAAAATCACAACATCACATCATTACTACCCACATGCAAACCTCCAAATGTTGAGTTTTGTCAAATACTGCTAGCAGACCGACCGTCCTGACGGGGTCGTTCATCAAAGGCACCACCATGACTATAATGTTGTTGTGGAAATTGAAGTGCGGCAGAGCTACCAGGAGATCACAAATGCACTTGATGGCCACTTCAGCAAGACCTTTATAACACTGAAGAGACACGGCTTTACTTCTCTTCTGCTTCTTCTGCTTCCAGTCTGAAACAGCATCAGATCAGTCAGGCAGGATAGTGAGAATGGATGAACGAGAAGTTAAAAGCACAGATCACATGATCTACCTTTGACTGTCTGTTCCAGATCCTCCAAGTAAAACTTATACTGGCTGACGAGACCCTCCTCAAACTCTCTCAGCTGCTGCGTATCTTTTTTCACCTGGAGAAGAAAGGGAGATGCTTAAATGGGtcataaaagatatttaaatctagtaatttaataatttcattttctCAGGGGTCCAATTATCCACCTCTTAAACAAAAATGATTAGGTCTAATGAACATTTTTCACTCTCAATGACCCTCAGAGGTAAACATGTCAGTTTTTGCTACTGTGTGTATAAATGCCCTTTTCTCAGATAGAAATGACAaggaaacttttaaaaaataaactccagtcaaatattaatacaaagCCAAAAACACCACAATATCTGGCAGATTTACTCATATTTAATTCTAATAATTAGTGTCTGTCCTGCTTTCTCGTCCAGTTTTATCAAATTTAGGACCCTTTTTAAGGCTTGCacaaataaatcttaaaataaataatgcatttcaGAATCTATTACCTAAAACAGGGTAACTGGCAACTGCATGTTATATGTACTGAAGTTGGTTTATATGCCAATATATCAATACATACAAATTCTCATAcgataatgtttaaataaaggcaataaacaaattattttgctGATACCAACAAAAGTCTATATACTGAACGTGATAATGGCGTTAAATAATGTCACTCTAGAGAGAAGCTACAAGAGTTTACGTTGAACTAAATGCCAGATACAGTTTATTAAGtaaccaaaagaaaaaaatttcaGCATAACGCaggacttttaattataaacaagcccaAAATACACTAACTCTTATTAAATGTCTATGTTACTACTCCCAGCTGCTTGTTCAAAAAGACAagggagataaaatatgcactctacaacatattacaatattaacaccataaagtaaacattgtcataattcatcgaAAAAACTGCTTGAAACCATGATTCAGCACCATTTGACTTTGAACGTTCATCGCtcgcatttatttaattaaaccaatgccttttgaagtttaataatTTCCCTTTTTTGTGATTCCTTATTTCCTTCTGCAAATTTAAGACCtcttaaaatgataataaagaCTTTTGTTGTACCATTTCagatatttaagactttttatgaccttaaatttgatcaaaccgaatttaagactttttaacaGGTTAGTTCAACCCAAgtgtctcctacgctgttgacatagtgaacgcagtgcagggcttccgtgtttacatctgaacgccggctcagtattggccgacgctgtacatgtgagcagcatgacgcatgcgtgtgatgctgatgcaggagctggccaacaatgagccggcattcagaCATAAACACCGCGCTGCGTTCACTACTTCAACAGCATAGGCAACTGacatagaagagaagaaattgttgaataaagtcgttatttttgttttggttttgggCACcgaaagtattctcatcgcttcataacattaaggttgaaccactgtagtcacatggactattttaactttctggacctcaaaaggtgcaatgacgttgttgcctatgtgtggttcagaaaccctcggatttcatcgaaaatatcttaatttgtgttccgaagatgaacgaaggtttggaacgacatgagggtgagtaattaatgacagaaatttcatttttggatgaactaaccctttaagaacccTGTCGTCGCTACCTGGACCAAGTTTCTAAACACCCACTAAGCATCTAAGTTCAGCTAGTAATGTGACAATATATTCATCTGTCTGCCATCAGACACCTGAGCATTTCcgaatgagttgtttttgcaGCTCAGTTGCAAGAAATGccgaaagaaaaacaaaatttctCATAATATGACTCCTTTAAAAGTGAGGCACTGTACCTTCGTGGCTTTCTCATCTTCCGTCAGAGGTCGGATTCGATATGCCGGCACAATGTCCTTAAACACCTCCATGAGGGAGACCATGACTAACTTTCTGACAGTGACGGCGACGCACGGGTCCGTCTCCATCAGCATGGCCCTCAACTCCTTCAGCTTCTTGATCTGAAACACGTGTGAAATATCATCATACATGGAACAACAGTACAGATCATGCAGAAGTTCATTGTGAAGGACTGTCTTACGTTAACATGTGGATCTGCGAGTATCGCTGATGACAAACTTGCGATGCGCAGTTtcttctccatcagtgtctgagtCCGCAGCTCTAGCTGCTCCTGAGGAGTGAGCAATGGACCAATCTCTGGTTCCTCCTCTGATATTAGttaaaatcatcaaaaatatcatcaaaaaggtgcactgaataattaaaaaaaatgaaataaaacaagttttatacctacagaaataaatataaaataatgcataTACTTTaagattgatttttttattgtttttgaaaataagtcTCTTTATATTGAAgtctctttatttatttgatcaaaaatacagtaaaaacaataatattgtaaaatattattacaatttaaattaactgttttctgtttgaatatattttaaaatgtaatttattcctgtgatcaaagctgaattttcagcatcattactccaggcttcagtgtcacatgatccttcagaaatcattctaatatgatgatttgctgctcaagaaacatttctgattattatcaagaGTGGTCGACtgacagtgattttttttgatGAGGACATCTTAGAGAGCAGTATGGTCAATATTAAACGGATTTATAATAATACACTATTTAgggggatatatatatatatatatatatatatatatatatatatatatttttttttttaatgtaaatattttgcgTCAAAAACACTTAGCCTCTGTGAACTAGACTCGTGTATGGCCAGGAttatcgcttcacttcagaaggcctttattatcccctggagccgtatggagtacttttatgatggatggatgcacttttttgagcttcaaaatcccccttcactcccattataaagcttggaagagccaggacattttaatataactctgattgtgttcgtctgaaagaagaaagtcatatacacctaggatggcttgagggtagcactgagtaaatcatgggataattttttaattttgggtgaactaactaacCTTTAAGATGAAAGAAATTTCAAGGGGTTGCATTTGAAGAAATGAGAAATGCACACCAACCTATTTCTAATTCATCCTGGTCCTTCggttcctcctcttcctctgccTCAGGCACAACTAGAGGACAAAATCAAACAGCACAGTTAATCACAAAACATCCTCTCCAGCACTACAGCATTTACTGTAGAGTCATGTGATGACACACACCGGGTTTCTCCATGGACTGAGGGATCAGGCCGCTCTTGTCTTTGATGGGCAGCAGGTGAATGAGCTCTTTCTCCTCCTTCTGCTGCATCTTCCTGGGCATCTTCTCATACTTCTCCACAGGCTGCTCGGACTTACGCTTTTTGGCATGTACTGGAGCACTATGTGTTTCCACAAAAGAAAAGTGAAGGAAAAAGAGCATACTCATACTCAAATATCAGGTGATCACTCTGTACATAGtctaagaagaaaaaaacatcacatgCTTTGTGGAGGATCAAAGCGCATGTTTTAAAGACTGCTGCCTACCATGATGAGATGTCTCGAGTCAGAAAGGAAGCTTTCTGTGCCATGGCTTTGATCTGTTCAAGGTCATCCTCATCCATCATATCAGTGGGCAGAGTTTCCAGGaactcctcctcctcttcttcatcCTCTGGAATCATACATCAACATTACAACACTGTCTCAACACTGAGCACGAGTTCACGAAAATCATCAGAAAGCAGTTTCCTTCACCTGGTTTCTTCTTGTAGCGCTCCAGGGGTTTGAGGGTCTGATGGGAGACATCAGTAATGGCTTGCCGGAGTTTCCGCTGCTCTTTGCGCTGTTTCTTAGCTGAGCTCTGTTGCTTGAACTGACGATTCTTCAGTTTGTTTTCTAGCTTCAGATTGCTGGTTTTCAGCAATTTTCTGAAGCTAGGCTTCTTTTTCCTGTTCTTTTTGGAAGCCTTGTGTGAAAGATGcattaaagtacagttaaataATGTATGCTGGTGTACAATTATACATAAGATTTAAGTTTTTTATACACATGACAGGTGAAGCACAACAGAATTCAGAGGCTGACTTGTATAGTAAAATATGCTAAAAAAGAGTTCTGACTTACATAGTGTATTACAATATAATACAATGTTAACCACTAGTGTATATGCTACAGTATAAAAGAGGTTTACCCTCACATGCTCTTTGGTTGTTTTAGAccaaaaatgtcatgttttgattttttaaaatgttgtactTAATCAGAATGGTATGAATTTTGGTGACTTTTGTggctatgtaaacaaaaaataattgtgGACATGGTTTGAAAAGGccaagtatggaagcttgtttctgccaatgaataaaaaataaaaaaggtaggcctaattgcaactttttatcttacaattctgacttttttttctcagaattgtgagataaaaagtcgcaattatcttttaaattgttttattccgtggtgaaaacaagcttccatggctaagtcatcttaaaaaaaaaaaagttacacttGTGTTTCCATCGGCTAAAACACCAAGGCAAAATAGACACATAAACTGGTGTGACTGTAACAGAGCAAATGTTTGCAAAGTTGCACTTCAAATTAATATTTCGAAGGAAAAAATGTAAACGTtgacaatatgtaatatttgatTTCTCAATATATCCAAATGGAGAACCTAATAAATGCTGCATGAATCTGCCTTAAATcattgtatttaaaatgcttttgctctatttttaaattaaatgcagcaTTAATTGGAAAAAGAgtataaaatttgttttttgtttttctaatatttgtactattttatatagaaataaatgataTGTACAGGCGAATATGTTTAGTACTGTGGAATTCCTTCaaaatataacacacacacacacctctgtcAAAGCTAGAGGTTAACTTTTAGTAACGTTACATAATATAACACATGATACAGTATGGGGTTGAGAAGTATGCTATATATGATCTGATACACCAGGTGTTTACACTAGTACAGTATGATAAAGTAGGAGTAAAACTAGTACAGTATGATGAAAAAATACAGCAGTTGTTGAAAAGTGTAGTTTGACATGATACTGTAGGGACTACACTAGTACAGTACATGATACAGGAGAGGTTATACTAATATTGTATATAGTTTTGTCTAATATAAGATATAAAAAAACAAGGGTTGTTCAATCTGAAGCGTCACTCTCACACGCTGAACTTAATGTAACAGAAGCAGTTCACTGAAGCTCAGAATTATGGCTAACAGCAGCTGGTGATATTAAACTCACTAGCGCTTTAGTTTGTGTTAGAATTACAAAATAACTTACCGGGCCCATTTTGGTGAGTGATTCGCCTCAACTATCAATGACGTTTCAAATGTGTAAATCAATctaatccaaaaaaaaaaaagtgtgcatgTATCCACTCTTCACACATGTACCACATGGACCGGAAGTAAACTAAGGGAGATATTAGATGAATGGAGAGACAAACGTTACGTTATCTTTGAGCGCCACCTGGTGATCTGGAGGAAGGAATACGCTGACAAGAcgcttttattaaattatttgtaaaacAGCTAAATCTTTCTCTAAATTAGTAGCAATATATATTGATTAATCCCCAGTAAGTTTAATTCAatttttaatttgcttttatacatttcagtgtttatcatttgtaagtaattattttgttgtaatttaTGTCTCTTTCAGTGTATGTTGCTTggatatgtgtttgtgtttacaaaGAGAACACATACATTGTATTTGAGtcacactgaattaaaaaaaaacacaacaactacAATTGtagttttaaatttatttgcaCATTTGAATTTTGTGGTGTCAAATATTTCACCTATTTACAATTTATCTTCACACAAGTATGAAAACTGTACAATAAAACCAGGAGTGTGTAGAAAACAAACCAAGAATTAATGatacaatttacatttttcatcaaGATACATCACCGAATCAAAAAATGTTTAGAGACCCAATATTTACAGATATTAGGGTTAAAATCCATGATAAACAATGCATTTCATCAAATAATTGAACCCGaaatcacacaaaaatgactcaaattttattattataccaCACATTCTTATTCTTTAACTGGCAAATGTCAGTTCATTTTAGAAAATGTACATTAAGTACACAAATGCCTGAATGCATTATTCACATATAGAGTTTGTGGGCTCTACTGTCACACATAAGATTTAGTTTTAAAATTAGGCTACATATTAGTGTTTTAAAAGAAGAACAATAGAGTGTCGACAGCGAAAATGCAATAATTCTTCATCAAAATGCTTCTGAATACCTCACACACTAAATGCATTATTCCTGCACTATTAACTGCATCAGacttatttttacaatttctaTTGCACTTCAGTATGGTCTTGCTCTACATAACAAAACCGtttaaaaaacatcacattttataaaatctcAGAACCTCTGTTCTATTCTACTGGTAAAATCTCAAGtgcattaaagggatggttcacccaaaaatgaaaattttgtcattatttactcaccctcatgtcatttcaaatctgtatgagtttctttcttctgttgaacacaaaagaagatattttaaagaatgttcttAACCAGACAGATGATGGCACCCATTGAcatctatagtatttttttccctactattgaagtcaatggctaccgtcaactgtctggatACCAACGTTCTTCAAATTATCTTCATTTgcgttcaacagaagaaagaaactcatacagatttggaacgacatgagagtgagtaaatgatgacagaattt from Ctenopharyngodon idella isolate HZGC_01 chromosome 12, HZGC01, whole genome shotgun sequence carries:
- the noc3l gene encoding nucleolar complex protein 3 homolog, translated to MGPASKKNRKKKPSFRKLLKTSNLKLENKLKNRQFKQQSSAKKQRKEQRKLRQAITDVSHQTLKPLERYKKKPEDEEEEEEFLETLPTDMMDEDDLEQIKAMAQKASFLTRDISSCAPVHAKKRKSEQPVEKYEKMPRKMQQKEEKELIHLLPIKDKSGLIPQSMEKPVVPEAEEEEEPKDQDELEIEEEPEIGPLLTPQEQLELRTQTLMEKKLRIASLSSAILADPHVNIKKLKELRAMLMETDPCVAVTVRKLVMVSLMEVFKDIVPAYRIRPLTEDEKATKVKKDTQQLREFEEGLVSQYKFYLEDLEQTVKDWKQKKQKRSKAVSLQCYKGLAEVAIKCICDLLVALPHFNFHNNIIVMVVPLMNDPVRTVSEMCCEAVRTLLKQDKIGQASLAMVKVISGMVKSRNYNVKPEVLKSLLCLRIKEVDMKKDTEATAPKKKFMSFKEKKTSLSRMQRKWKKTEEKLQKELLEAEASESKEKKIKLHTETLNIVFLIYFRILKKAQKSILLPSVLEGLAKFAHLINLEFFDDLLAVLYGLIISGDLTYRESLHCILTSFHILSGQGDVLNIDPLKFYSHLYKTLLTLHAGGANDDTTIVLQCLDVMLTKRRKQVTLQRAQAFMKRLSTLGLHVLPDSCVGVLAANRTLMHTFPKCDILLDNEMQGSGVYLPELDMPEYCNPQNTALWELHLLKRHYHPVVRKFAAHLMKGAPSEGSGALSMELSRRTPVQLFEDYSVKDMTFNPPVAGPPSKKKEHFTIGHAFLDPDLKTQIDAALQTESEQTSLDFTSQHTPQETCMNAH